A region of the Thioploca ingrica genome:
CGGTGATCTCATTGTTTATGATGAAGTAACTCCAAAGTAACAGCGGCTACCTGAAAGCGTTTTATCTTAATGAGGATGAAACGTTAAAAGTAAAACCAGCCCGGAAGATTAATTAGCCTTGTGCTTACCTCTTCCGGGCTTTTTATATTAATTTTGCTTCTCCTGGATTTTGCTACGCTTCATTCAGTTAGGGTGCGTTAGCACGCGTAGGGTGTATAAACGCAGTGCCATACACCAAACTGGTAAAGGTGCATGACGCTTCGCTTATGCACCCTACACGCTTAATTGAAATCAATAATTAATACTAAGTTGCCTCCTTTTCCCACTTCCGGATAAAGATCCCCTACTAGGTAAAAATACGAGTATGATAAACTATATAGCAAAGTGGGTGCGAATAGGAAAGGTCGTTTTATATTGGTAGCGAAATCAAAGTTTAGTGTGTGCAACTTGCCCTATTTATTAGAAGAAACTGGCAAGCTTGTTTAAAACACTGTAATTTAAGGAGAAGTAATTTTTATGAAATCCCTTGCTTTACCTAGGAAAGTGGTGTTTCTGTTGTGGGGTGGATTAGTGATAAGTCAGGTCGGGATCTCACCGGTTTTAGCCGGTGACTGTGAGCTAAAAGATGCTGCAGCGTTGGATGGCTGCAAAGATAAAACCGTAAAAGCGACAGGTCCGCGAGTGCCAATGGATAAGGTACCCGAATATTATGCCCTCGCTGACCCGAGTTTTGCCGGGGGTGAAGGGACACAAGACTACATGAAAATTGGTGATGCTCAAGTTATTCTT
Encoded here:
- a CDS encoding secreted protein encodes the protein MKSLALPRKVVFLLWGGLVISQVGISPVLAGDCELKDAAALDGCKDKTVKATGPRVPMDKVPEYYALADPSFAGGEGTQDYMKIGDAQVILHLKGEVQCPDKIEVSGTLKQQELEKNKAWLIEVKEFKCVK